In Streptomyces ambofaciens ATCC 23877, a single genomic region encodes these proteins:
- a CDS encoding DUF5134 domain-containing protein has product MHGPASSGWLLVALCAATGAYCLLRMRSSVEEQRRAAGGEALMGFGMAAMAVPAAVFTPPQWAWPVYAVVFGAAGLRALWTARAGRHHLHHLVGAAAMVHMAVAMAGSPAHAHGHGSSGVPALTGLLLLYFTGYVLLTGVRLIPVAAVAGGVPAAGVPAAGVPAGGVPAGGVPAAGWGDRPELARACRLSMGIAMLAMLLTM; this is encoded by the coding sequence GTGCACGGACCGGCGTCGTCCGGATGGCTGCTGGTCGCGCTGTGCGCGGCGACCGGCGCCTACTGCCTGCTGCGCATGCGCAGCAGCGTCGAGGAGCAGCGCCGCGCGGCGGGCGGCGAGGCCCTCATGGGATTCGGGATGGCCGCCATGGCCGTCCCGGCGGCGGTGTTCACTCCGCCGCAGTGGGCCTGGCCCGTCTACGCCGTGGTGTTCGGGGCGGCCGGGCTGCGCGCCCTGTGGACGGCCCGGGCGGGGCGGCACCACCTGCACCATCTCGTCGGGGCCGCGGCCATGGTGCACATGGCGGTGGCGATGGCCGGTTCACCCGCCCACGCCCACGGGCACGGCTCTTCCGGTGTGCCCGCGCTGACCGGGCTGCTGCTGCTCTACTTCACCGGGTACGTACTGCTGACCGGCGTGCGCCTGATACCGGTCGCCGCCGTGGCCGGGGGTGTTCCGGCCGCGGGTGTTCCGGCCGCGGGTGTTCCGGCCGGGGGCGTTCCGGCCGGGGGCGTTCCGGCGGCCGGGTGGGGCGACCGGCCGGAGCTGGCGCGGGCCTGCCGGCTCTCGATGGGAATCGCGATGCTCGCCATGCTGCTGACCATGTGA
- a CDS encoding GNAT family N-acetyltransferase codes for MDTAASPLTYRDATDADVDAIVALVESAYRGESSRAGWTTEADILQGQRTDAQGVLEVVKSPDSRLLTVERDGVLVACCQLEHRGAHAYFGMFAVSPALQGGGLGRTIIAEAERRAREDWGVTEMHMTVISVREDLIAWYERRGYRRTGETTPFPYGDERFGIPQRDDLRFELLVKPLARPA; via the coding sequence ATGGACACCGCCGCCAGCCCACTGACCTACCGCGACGCGACGGACGCGGACGTGGACGCGATCGTCGCCCTCGTGGAGTCCGCGTACCGGGGCGAGTCCAGCCGGGCCGGGTGGACCACGGAGGCGGACATCCTCCAGGGACAGCGCACGGACGCGCAGGGTGTGCTCGAGGTCGTCAAGTCGCCGGACAGCCGCCTGCTGACCGTCGAGCGCGACGGCGTGCTCGTGGCCTGCTGCCAGCTGGAGCACCGCGGTGCGCACGCCTACTTCGGCATGTTCGCCGTCAGCCCGGCCCTCCAGGGCGGGGGACTCGGCAGGACGATCATCGCGGAGGCGGAGCGCCGGGCCCGCGAGGACTGGGGCGTGACGGAGATGCACATGACCGTGATCTCCGTGCGCGAGGACCTCATCGCCTGGTACGAGCGCCGCGGCTACCGCCGTACGGGAGAGACGACCCCGTTCCCGTACGGCGACGAGCGCTTCGGCATACCGCAGCGGGACGATCTGCGGTTCGAGCTCCTGGTCAAGCCGCTGGCCCGACCCGCGTGA
- a CDS encoding transglutaminase domain-containing protein, translated as MELIQKSPDLSAYLAADEAIDHHHPQVREVAGQLAKEAEDSYAYARLAFEFVRDTIPHSQDSGDPRVTWRASDVLEQRTGICYAKAHALAALLRAEDIPTALCYQRFDVVHGLVAVRLDGAWHRQDPRGNKPGVDARFSLGRERLAFTPDTAAGEADYPHLYAAPHPVVLDVLRAATDRSHLWATLPPGLPS; from the coding sequence ATGGAGCTGATCCAGAAGTCCCCTGACCTGTCCGCGTATCTGGCCGCCGACGAAGCCATCGACCACCACCATCCGCAGGTGCGGGAGGTGGCCGGGCAGCTGGCCAAGGAGGCCGAGGACTCGTATGCCTATGCAAGGCTGGCCTTCGAGTTCGTGCGCGACACCATCCCGCACTCACAGGACTCCGGTGATCCGCGCGTCACCTGGCGGGCCTCCGACGTCCTGGAGCAGCGCACCGGCATCTGCTATGCCAAGGCCCACGCGCTGGCCGCGCTGCTGCGGGCCGAGGACATCCCGACCGCCCTGTGCTACCAGCGGTTCGACGTGGTGCACGGGCTGGTCGCCGTACGGCTCGACGGCGCCTGGCACCGCCAGGACCCGCGAGGCAACAAGCCCGGCGTGGACGCCCGGTTCTCGCTCGGGCGGGAGCGGCTGGCCTTCACGCCGGACACCGCGGCCGGTGAGGCGGACTACCCGCATCTGTACGCCGCGCCGCACCCGGTGGTGCTGGACGTCCTGCGGGCGGCCACCGACCGCTCCCACCTGTGGGCGACGCTGCCGCCCGGGCTGCCGTCGTAG
- a CDS encoding threonine aldolase family protein, producing MNPPKTDARRHHDPEVRGFASDNYAGVHPEVLAALALANGGHQVAYGEDEYTENLQRVIRSHFGSGAEAFPVFNGTGANVVALQAVTDRWGAVICAESAHINVDEGGAPERMGGLKLLTVPTPDGKLTPDLIDRQAYGWDDEHRAMPQVVSITQSTELGTLYTPDEIRAICEHAHAHGMRVHLDGSRIANAAASLDVPMRTFTNAVGVDLLSLGGTKNGAMFGEAVVVLNQDAVRHMKHLRKLSMQLASKMRFVSVQLEALLAKDLWLRNARHGNEMAQRLAEGVRAVHGVEILYPVQANAVFARLPHEVSERLQKRFRFYFWDEASGDVRWMCAFDTTEDDVDAFVAALKEEMAR from the coding sequence GTGAATCCTCCGAAGACCGACGCGCGTCGCCATCACGACCCCGAGGTCCGCGGTTTCGCCAGTGACAACTACGCCGGCGTGCACCCCGAGGTGCTCGCCGCGCTGGCCCTGGCCAACGGCGGTCACCAGGTCGCCTACGGCGAGGACGAGTACACCGAGAACCTCCAGCGGGTCATCCGCAGCCACTTCGGCTCCGGCGCCGAGGCGTTCCCGGTCTTCAACGGCACCGGCGCCAACGTCGTCGCGCTCCAGGCGGTCACCGACCGCTGGGGCGCGGTGATCTGCGCCGAGAGCGCGCACATCAACGTCGACGAGGGCGGCGCCCCCGAGCGCATGGGCGGCCTGAAGCTGCTCACCGTCCCCACCCCCGACGGCAAGCTCACGCCCGACCTGATCGACCGGCAGGCCTACGGCTGGGACGACGAGCACCGGGCGATGCCGCAGGTCGTCTCGATCACCCAGAGCACCGAGCTGGGCACCCTCTACACGCCGGACGAGATCCGTGCCATCTGCGAGCACGCCCACGCCCACGGCATGAGGGTGCACCTGGACGGCTCCCGGATAGCCAACGCCGCCGCCTCCCTGGACGTGCCCATGCGCACGTTCACCAACGCGGTCGGCGTCGACCTCCTCTCGCTCGGCGGCACCAAGAACGGCGCGATGTTCGGCGAGGCGGTCGTGGTCCTGAACCAGGACGCCGTGCGCCACATGAAGCATCTGCGCAAGCTGTCGATGCAGCTCGCCTCCAAGATGCGCTTCGTGTCGGTACAGCTGGAGGCCCTGCTCGCCAAGGACCTGTGGCTGCGCAACGCCCGGCACGGCAACGAGATGGCCCAGCGCCTGGCCGAGGGCGTACGGGCCGTGCACGGCGTGGAGATCCTCTACCCGGTGCAGGCCAACGCGGTCTTCGCCCGCCTGCCGCACGAGGTGAGCGAGCGCCTGCAGAAGCGGTTCCGCTTCTACTTCTGGGACGAGGCCTCGGGCGATGTCCGCTGGATGTGCGCCTTCGACACCACCGAGGACGACGTGGACGCCTTCGTCGCCGCCCTCAAGGAGGAGATGGCGCGCTAG
- a CDS encoding VOC family protein: MKLHEPVTGGPCWVELGTSDLEAAERFYGELFGWRPETDARRQADGYTVARLDDAAVAALAPLHRRGQPVAWNVAFAVGDADAAVRQVTAAGGTVAQSPTEVLDAGRSVVAVDPTGALFQLWQGRSFPGAGLFNAPGSLGWVELLTREPDRAADFYTTVFGWSVTASDRYPQWGIDGADFGGMVTMDDKFPHEVPAHWLPYFAVADVDAAAAGATGAGGTVLMLPTSVPDGPRIAVLRDPQGAMFGVYRAGHER; this comes from the coding sequence ATGAAGCTCCACGAACCGGTGACCGGCGGGCCCTGCTGGGTCGAGCTGGGGACCAGCGACCTGGAAGCGGCCGAGCGGTTCTACGGCGAACTGTTCGGCTGGCGCCCCGAGACGGATGCGCGCCGGCAGGCGGACGGCTACACGGTCGCCCGCCTCGACGACGCGGCGGTCGCCGCCCTGGCGCCGCTGCACCGGCGGGGGCAGCCGGTCGCGTGGAACGTCGCGTTCGCGGTGGGCGACGCGGACGCCGCCGTGCGGCAGGTGACGGCGGCCGGCGGGACGGTCGCGCAGAGCCCCACCGAGGTCCTCGACGCGGGTCGGTCCGTGGTGGCCGTCGATCCCACCGGGGCGTTGTTCCAGCTGTGGCAGGGGCGGTCCTTCCCGGGCGCGGGGCTGTTCAACGCGCCCGGCTCGCTGGGCTGGGTGGAGCTGCTGACCCGGGAGCCCGACCGGGCCGCCGACTTCTACACCACGGTGTTCGGCTGGAGCGTGACCGCCTCCGACCGCTACCCGCAGTGGGGGATCGACGGCGCGGACTTCGGCGGGATGGTGACGATGGACGACAAGTTCCCGCACGAGGTGCCGGCGCACTGGCTGCCGTACTTCGCGGTGGCGGACGTGGATGCGGCCGCGGCCGGCGCGACGGGCGCCGGCGGCACCGTGCTCATGCTGCCCACCTCCGTGCCCGACGGCCCGCGCATCGCGGTGCTGCGCGATCCGCAGGGCGCGATGTTCGGCGTCTACCGGGCGGGCCACGAGCGCTGA
- a CDS encoding FUSC family protein → MSSATPTSGTSLGRRLSLAGVLRLRRPSEIWFKPALSSVAAVAPPNLILLALGRLDLAMYTMAGSLCALYAHNRPYAARARTLARVVLGMLGGVAVALVTASLTHDAVVLVTVGALLAAVQKALCDATRLGPPGNVVLTFISSAALFVPQTLGQVPGHLALGAAAGAWAWIVCMAPALVRPHGPERRATAQALRAAAAYADTRGSGDGHDPARAAGYAAVQAAWQTLLSLPATGRGAATRRALEHLVVRAEVALAAPADTDPEPLRTWARALRGTGRVPRTGDAPGALDELLGVEAELAARPTPLWQRLGPLTPIALRTALGCALAGYASLALGIGRPYWALVTAAALYQANMTLTWSRAVQRVVGNVAGVLVFAAIAPLAHLGQALLVLFCLALNFGAEALITRNYWLGSVCVTPMALLITEFTGYQAPGELITERVVDTLVGALVGFLAAVVVTNRRAGSRVALAVTAADRARERAARLLAEPDPAPGALEAARRGLAAALTDLRTTVDAAAGEWWGRALPQERVVLAEQSGHRTLAATVRRQAARADRETGTRTEDVRP, encoded by the coding sequence ATGAGCAGTGCGACCCCCACCTCCGGCACCTCACTCGGCCGACGTCTGTCCCTGGCAGGCGTGCTGCGCCTGCGCCGCCCCTCCGAGATCTGGTTCAAGCCCGCGCTGAGTTCGGTCGCCGCCGTCGCCCCGCCCAATCTGATCCTGCTGGCGCTCGGCCGGCTCGACCTCGCGATGTACACCATGGCCGGGTCCCTGTGCGCCCTCTACGCGCACAACCGCCCCTACGCGGCCCGGGCCCGCACCCTGGCCCGGGTGGTGCTCGGCATGCTCGGCGGCGTGGCCGTCGCCCTGGTCACCGCCTCGCTCACGCACGACGCGGTCGTACTGGTCACCGTCGGCGCCCTGCTGGCCGCCGTGCAGAAGGCCCTGTGCGACGCCACCCGCCTCGGTCCGCCGGGCAACGTGGTGCTGACCTTCATCAGCTCCGCCGCGCTCTTCGTCCCGCAGACCCTCGGCCAGGTCCCCGGCCATCTGGCCCTGGGCGCCGCCGCGGGCGCCTGGGCCTGGATCGTCTGCATGGCTCCCGCGCTCGTCCGTCCGCACGGTCCGGAACGCCGGGCCACCGCCCAGGCGCTGCGCGCCGCCGCCGCGTACGCCGACACCCGCGGCAGCGGCGACGGCCACGATCCCGCCCGCGCCGCCGGTTACGCCGCGGTGCAGGCCGCCTGGCAGACGCTGCTCTCCCTCCCCGCGACCGGCAGGGGCGCCGCCACCCGGCGCGCTCTGGAACACCTCGTGGTCCGCGCCGAGGTCGCCCTCGCCGCGCCCGCCGACACCGACCCGGAGCCGCTGCGGACCTGGGCCCGCGCCCTGCGCGGCACCGGCCGCGTCCCCCGCACCGGCGACGCCCCGGGGGCCTTGGACGAACTCCTCGGCGTGGAGGCCGAACTCGCCGCCCGCCCCACGCCCCTGTGGCAGCGGCTCGGCCCGCTGACCCCGATCGCCCTGCGCACCGCCCTGGGCTGCGCCCTGGCCGGCTACGCCTCCCTCGCGCTCGGTATCGGCCGCCCCTACTGGGCCCTGGTCACCGCCGCCGCGCTCTACCAGGCCAACATGACCCTGACGTGGAGCCGTGCGGTCCAGCGCGTGGTCGGCAACGTCGCGGGCGTGCTGGTGTTCGCCGCCATCGCCCCGCTGGCCCACCTCGGGCAGGCGCTCCTGGTCCTGTTCTGCCTCGCCCTCAACTTCGGTGCCGAAGCGCTCATCACCCGCAACTACTGGCTCGGCAGCGTCTGCGTCACCCCGATGGCGCTGCTCATCACCGAGTTCACCGGGTACCAGGCGCCCGGCGAACTGATCACGGAGCGCGTGGTGGACACCCTCGTCGGCGCCCTCGTCGGCTTCCTGGCCGCCGTCGTCGTCACCAACCGGCGCGCCGGGAGCCGTGTCGCACTGGCGGTGACCGCGGCCGACCGCGCCCGCGAACGCGCCGCCCGCCTCCTGGCGGAGCCCGACCCCGCGCCCGGCGCCCTGGAGGCCGCCCGCCGGGGCCTGGCCGCCGCGCTGACCGACCTGCGGACCACCGTCGACGCGGCGGCCGGCGAATGGTGGGGGCGCGCCCTGCCCCAGGAGAGGGTCGTGCTCGCCGAGCAGTCCGGACACCGTACGCTCGCGGCAACGGTCCGACGCCAGGCAGCGCGTGCGGACCGGGAGACGGGCACGAGAACGGAGGACGTACGGCCATGA
- a CDS encoding DUF6421 family protein, translating into MTEILVQVGAEEKVPPVSRVVEHPAWPVLKDAVEQIRPWQSKDGSIAFDAEGAPDRAAAEDAVRRVAEAVRELSPLLPHDRAYHEALVKDLGRWAEGGFQVPDFLDSLLAFQPAASRADGLQHLVVFPMYTQNGNPDRNLEAVVLRMVWPDWLAELERTRYDNPLFCGITFEDFTSGYDTNSAVLFPETIAVREAPERFSWGGIFCDREAARFRRVTEAAVGILGLELPEDIAAMVDDQKRCEEAFVLWDMVHDRTHSHGDLPFDPFMIKQRQPFWMYGLEELRCDLTAFREAVKLEADGVPQARDVQYAVLFDRMFRFPVTGERVRNYDGLGGQLLFAYLHQHDVVRWTDNKLFIDWQRAPQVTNQLCAEIETLYRDGIDRPKLVHWFAGYELVSTYLAPHPGSKWAKGPDALDLTLPPRKLVDDVLPDEFPLSMFYEALSKKLKGVIASTRGITRDGAERVAA; encoded by the coding sequence ATGACGGAAATTCTTGTGCAGGTGGGTGCGGAGGAGAAGGTTCCTCCGGTGAGCAGGGTGGTCGAGCACCCGGCGTGGCCCGTGCTCAAGGATGCCGTGGAGCAGATCCGGCCATGGCAGTCCAAGGACGGGTCGATCGCCTTCGACGCCGAGGGCGCCCCGGACCGGGCCGCCGCCGAGGACGCCGTACGCCGTGTCGCCGAGGCCGTCCGGGAGCTGTCCCCGTTGCTCCCGCACGACCGCGCCTACCACGAGGCCCTCGTGAAGGACCTCGGCCGATGGGCCGAGGGCGGATTCCAGGTGCCCGACTTCCTCGACTCGCTGCTGGCCTTCCAGCCCGCCGCGAGCCGCGCGGACGGCCTCCAGCACCTGGTGGTCTTCCCCATGTACACGCAGAACGGCAACCCGGACCGCAACCTCGAAGCGGTCGTGCTGCGCATGGTCTGGCCCGACTGGCTGGCCGAACTGGAGCGCACCCGCTACGACAACCCGCTGTTCTGCGGCATCACCTTCGAGGACTTCACCTCGGGGTACGACACCAACTCGGCCGTCCTCTTCCCGGAGACCATCGCCGTGCGCGAGGCCCCCGAGCGCTTCTCCTGGGGCGGCATCTTCTGCGACCGCGAGGCCGCCCGCTTCCGTCGCGTCACCGAGGCCGCCGTCGGCATACTCGGCCTGGAGCTGCCCGAGGACATCGCCGCGATGGTGGACGACCAGAAGCGCTGCGAGGAGGCCTTCGTCCTGTGGGACATGGTCCACGACCGCACCCACAGCCACGGCGACCTGCCCTTCGACCCGTTCATGATCAAGCAGCGCCAGCCGTTCTGGATGTACGGCCTGGAGGAGCTGCGCTGCGACCTCACCGCCTTCAGGGAAGCCGTGAAGCTGGAGGCCGACGGCGTCCCGCAGGCCCGTGACGTGCAGTACGCGGTCCTCTTCGACCGGATGTTCCGCTTCCCGGTCACCGGCGAGCGCGTGCGCAACTACGACGGTCTGGGCGGCCAGCTCCTCTTCGCCTATCTGCACCAGCACGACGTCGTCCGCTGGACCGACAACAAGCTCTTCATCGACTGGCAGCGCGCCCCCCAGGTCACCAACCAGCTGTGCGCCGAGATCGAGACGCTCTACCGCGACGGCATCGACCGGCCCAAGCTGGTCCACTGGTTCGCCGGCTACGAGCTGGTCTCCACCTACCTCGCCCCCCACCCGGGCTCGAAGTGGGCCAAGGGCCCCGACGCCCTGGACCTGACGCTGCCGCCGCGCAAGCTCGTCGACGACGTGCTTCCGGACGAGTTTCCGCTGAGCATGTTCTACGAGGCCCTGTCCAAGAAGCTCAAGGGCGTGATCGCCTCGACCCGGGGCATCACCAGGGACGGCGCCGAGCGGGTCGCCGCGTGA
- a CDS encoding MarR family winged helix-turn-helix transcriptional regulator: MTATDGGSAAGGDARGGPGGDTVAAVVRQWRAVHPDLDTGPMEIIGRINRCAALLQQAEDAPLRRAGLSRAEFDLLGALRRTGHELTPGDVARETFSSGAAVTKRLKQLTERGLVERRGDTRDRRVAHVRLTDAGRDLVDGILPEQLAYESAVLSGIDGVEQHELAVLLGGLLGRLEGRLDALRR; encoded by the coding sequence ATGACCGCAACCGACGGGGGCTCGGCGGCCGGGGGCGACGCGAGGGGCGGGCCGGGCGGGGACACCGTCGCCGCGGTCGTGCGGCAGTGGCGGGCCGTCCACCCCGACCTCGACACCGGACCGATGGAGATCATCGGCCGCATCAACCGCTGCGCGGCCCTCCTCCAACAGGCCGAGGACGCCCCGCTTCGCCGGGCCGGCCTCAGTCGCGCCGAGTTCGACCTGCTCGGGGCGCTGCGCCGCACCGGACACGAGCTGACCCCCGGTGACGTGGCCCGGGAGACCTTCTCCTCGGGCGCAGCCGTCACCAAGCGCCTCAAGCAGCTCACCGAACGCGGTCTCGTGGAGCGGCGCGGCGACACCCGCGACCGCAGGGTGGCCCACGTCCGCCTCACCGACGCCGGACGCGACCTCGTCGACGGCATCCTGCCCGAGCAGCTCGCCTACGAGTCCGCGGTGCTCTCCGGCATCGACGGGGTCGAGCAGCACGAGCTCGCGGTGCTTCTCGGCGGACTGCTGGGACGACTCGAGGGCCGCCTGGACGCACTGCGGCGCTGA
- a CDS encoding glycerophosphodiester phosphodiesterase, protein MNFLTIGHRGAMGVEPENTLRSFVAAEQAGLDVVELDLHLSKDGALVVMHDADVDRTTDGTGAIADKTLEELRALDAGRGERVPVFEEVLDAVSVPLQAEIKDAAAARTLAEVMHRRDLVDRVEVISFHDEAIVEIARLVPGVRTALVAQYYGPEVVDRAVEAGAGTLCLDINRITLEIVERARKAGLRVFCWTVNTQDQLRLVRALGLDGATTDYPEIKRTGRFTA, encoded by the coding sequence TTGAACTTCCTCACCATCGGTCACCGCGGAGCGATGGGTGTCGAACCCGAGAACACCCTGCGTTCCTTCGTCGCCGCCGAGCAGGCCGGCCTCGACGTCGTCGAACTGGACCTGCACCTGAGCAAGGACGGCGCGCTCGTGGTCATGCACGACGCGGACGTGGACCGCACCACGGACGGCACGGGCGCGATCGCCGACAAGACCCTGGAGGAGCTGCGGGCGCTCGACGCGGGCCGCGGGGAGCGGGTCCCGGTCTTCGAGGAGGTGCTGGACGCCGTCTCGGTGCCGTTGCAGGCCGAGATCAAGGACGCGGCGGCGGCGCGGACGCTCGCCGAGGTGATGCACCGGCGGGACCTCGTGGACCGGGTGGAGGTGATCTCGTTCCACGACGAGGCCATCGTCGAGATCGCCCGGCTGGTGCCGGGGGTGCGGACCGCCCTGGTCGCGCAGTACTACGGCCCCGAGGTCGTGGACCGTGCCGTGGAGGCCGGTGCCGGGACCCTGTGTCTGGACATCAACCGCATCACGCTGGAGATCGTGGAGCGGGCCCGCAAGGCCGGCCTCCGCGTCTTCTGCTGGACGGTGAACACGCAGGACCAGTTGCGGCTGGTGCGCGCCCTCGGTCTCGACGGCGCGACGACCGACTACCCGGAGATCAAGCGCACCGGCCGCTTCACGGCATGA
- a CDS encoding VOC family protein, whose translation MVHVLSSRILLRPTDPERSRAFYGEQLGLAVHREFGTGPERGTVYFLGGGFLELSGRADAPLSPSLRLWLQVEDAAAAHDELRAQGVGIVRPPVQEPWGLVEMWIEDPDGTRIVLVEVPADHPLRYRPGI comes from the coding sequence ATGGTGCACGTACTCAGCAGCCGCATCCTGCTCCGCCCCACCGATCCCGAGCGCTCCCGCGCCTTCTACGGCGAACAGCTCGGCCTCGCCGTCCACCGCGAGTTCGGTACGGGTCCCGAGCGGGGCACGGTCTACTTCCTGGGCGGCGGTTTCCTGGAGCTCTCCGGCCGCGCCGACGCCCCGCTCTCGCCCTCGCTCAGGCTGTGGCTCCAGGTGGAGGACGCGGCGGCGGCCCACGACGAGCTGCGCGCCCAGGGCGTCGGGATCGTCCGGCCGCCGGTCCAGGAGCCGTGGGGGCTGGTCGAGATGTGGATCGAGGACCCGGACGGGACCCGGATCGTCCTGGTCGAGGTGCCCGCGGACCACCCGCTGCGCTACCGGCCCGGCATCTGA
- a CDS encoding lysophospholipid acyltransferase family protein has protein sequence MAELVYRPVVGLARTLFKVWDLKIDCQGSENIPRSGGAVLVSNHISYLDFIFDGLAALPQKRLVRFMAKESVFRHRVSGPLMRGMKHIPVDRKQGEAAYAHALDSLRSGEIVGVFPEATISESFTLKSFKSGAARLAQEAGVPLVPMAVWGTQRLWTKGHPRNFKRSHTPITIRVGEPMEAPREQYAGAITRRLRERVQELLEAAQRAYPVRPKGADDTWWMPAHLGGTAPTPEQVRTAEAH, from the coding sequence ATGGCAGAACTCGTCTACCGCCCGGTGGTCGGTCTCGCCCGCACCCTGTTCAAGGTGTGGGACCTCAAGATCGACTGCCAGGGTTCGGAGAACATCCCGCGCTCGGGCGGCGCCGTGCTGGTGAGCAACCACATCAGCTACCTGGACTTCATCTTCGACGGCCTGGCCGCGCTGCCCCAGAAGCGGCTGGTGCGCTTCATGGCGAAGGAGTCGGTCTTCCGGCACCGGGTCTCCGGCCCGCTGATGCGCGGCATGAAGCACATCCCCGTGGACCGCAAGCAGGGCGAGGCCGCCTACGCGCACGCCCTGGACTCGCTGCGGTCCGGCGAGATCGTGGGGGTGTTCCCGGAGGCGACGATCTCCGAGTCGTTCACCCTCAAGAGCTTCAAGTCGGGCGCCGCGCGCCTGGCACAGGAGGCCGGCGTCCCGCTGGTCCCGATGGCGGTGTGGGGCACGCAGCGCCTGTGGACCAAGGGCCACCCGCGCAACTTCAAGCGCAGCCACACCCCGATCACGATCCGGGTCGGCGAGCCGATGGAGGCCCCCCGCGAGCAGTACGCGGGTGCCATCACCCGTCGGCTGCGCGAGCGGGTCCAGGAGCTGCTGGAGGCGGCGCAGCGCGCCTACCCGGTGCGCCCCAAGGGGGCGGACGACACGTGGTGGATGCCGGCCCACCTCGGCGGCACCGCCCCCACCCCGGAGCAGGTGCGGACGGCCGAGGCGCACTGA
- a CDS encoding SDR family NAD(P)-dependent oxidoreductase: MGNGALDGAVIAVAGAGGPAGRAALLRLAEAGATVVGSDNDPQRLAEAVDAARYAHGGATVTGETVDLLDLDSVRGWADGIEKDFGRVDGLVHLVGGWRGSQTFTKTDLGDWDLLEKLLIRTVQHTSLAFHEALQRSDRGRYVLISAAGASNPTAGNAAYSAAKAAAEAWTLAMADYFRKAGGEQGPTSAAAILVVKALVHDAMRAERPNAKFAGFTDVRDLAEAVAGVWEKPAAEVNGNRLWLTEKP; this comes from the coding sequence ATGGGGAACGGGGCGCTCGACGGCGCGGTGATCGCGGTGGCGGGAGCGGGCGGGCCCGCTGGGCGGGCCGCGCTGCTGCGGCTGGCCGAGGCGGGCGCGACGGTCGTCGGCTCGGACAACGACCCGCAGCGACTGGCGGAGGCGGTCGACGCGGCGCGTTACGCGCACGGCGGCGCCACCGTCACCGGCGAGACCGTCGACCTGCTCGACCTGGACTCCGTCCGCGGATGGGCCGACGGCATCGAGAAGGACTTCGGGCGGGTCGACGGCCTCGTCCACCTCGTCGGCGGCTGGCGCGGCAGCCAGACCTTCACCAAGACCGACCTCGGGGACTGGGACCTGCTGGAGAAGCTGCTGATCCGCACCGTTCAGCACACCTCCCTCGCCTTCCACGAGGCGCTCCAGCGCAGCGACCGCGGACGCTACGTCCTGATCAGCGCCGCGGGCGCGAGCAACCCCACCGCGGGCAACGCCGCCTACTCGGCCGCCAAGGCCGCCGCCGAGGCGTGGACGCTGGCCATGGCGGACTACTTCCGCAAGGCGGGGGGCGAGCAGGGACCGACGTCGGCGGCTGCGATCCTGGTGGTCAAGGCGTTGGTGCACGACGCGATGCGCGCCGAGCGCCCCAACGCGAAGTTCGCGGGCTTCACGGACGTGCGCGACCTCGCCGAGGCCGTCGCCGGAGTCTGGGAGAAGCCCGCCGCGGAAGTGAACGGAAACCGTCTGTGGCTGACCGAGAAGCCGTGA